CCGGGCACGGAGGTGAACCTGAAGGCGATTACGAGAGTTCTATCGTCATAGATGACTCTTACAGGGGCCGATTTCGCTTGAGGTTACAGCATGTCGTACGCCAATGTTTAGGGAAGCAAATTTTCCCGCGTAGTGGCATCTGAGACATGTCTGGAGGAAATGAATTCGAAGAGTCCGCTTCCTTGGCACATGCGGATGTTAATGCCAACTGAGTGCCTCAAAAGCGCAGTCCCGTACGATTGTCACTATAAAGGCAAGCAGTTGCGAATCTACAGACCTTAATAAACAGGGAGACTGGAAACAATGAGTACCGAAGATACCAAGAAGTCTTTGGACAAGAGGATGAGCCTCAAAGAGGCAATTTCCCGTTTCGTTTTCGACGGTTGTTCCATCGTCTTTAGCGGCATGGGTGGCCAGCAGGTCGTAGCGCCAACCTATGAGATATTGAGGCAAGGACAGAAGAACCTGACATTGATAGGCGATAGCCCCTGTGAGTGTGGGGATTATCTCATCGGCACGGGACAAGTAAAGCGAATCGAAGTGGCCTGGCTAGCGTTTGCCGTGGCAGGGGTCAGTCCCAACTACCGGCGAGCTGTCGAACGGGGCATACCGGGAAAAATAGAAGTTTACGAGTTTTCGAACTACACCATGGGACTCCGGTTAATGGCGGGGGCTCTTAACATTCCCTTCATGCCTACCAGGTCTCTCATAGGTTCATCTATCGCAGAGTACAACGAGATGATCAAGATTATCGACGATCCTTACGGGAATGGGAAAGTGGCTTTGGTTCCGGCAGCAACTCCCGATGTTGCGATCGTACACGTCAACAGGGCTGACAAACTGGGAAATTCGCAGTTCCTGGGCTTCTCTTCCAACGCGGAGAATATGGCCAGGGCGGCGAAATCAACCATAGTCACTTGCGAAGAAGTTGTCTCAACCGATGAAATACGAAAAGCGCCAGGACTCACAGGCATCCCTCAGTACGTGGTCGATGCGGTAGTAGAGGTCCCTTACTGCTGCCACCCCTGGAACATGCCTTATGCATATGCCTACGATATTCCGTTTCATATGGAGATGATGGCGGAAATAGAAACGGAGGAAGGGTTCAAGGCCCGTATGGATGAATGGGTAATGGGCTGCAAAGATCATGAAGATTACTGCGAGAAGGTTGGTTGGAACCGCTTGAGAAAGCTTACACAGATTGAGAGGAAAT
The sequence above is a segment of the Desulfomonile tiedjei DSM 6799 genome. Coding sequences within it:
- a CDS encoding CoA transferase subunit A — encoded protein: MSTEDTKKSLDKRMSLKEAISRFVFDGCSIVFSGMGGQQVVAPTYEILRQGQKNLTLIGDSPCECGDYLIGTGQVKRIEVAWLAFAVAGVSPNYRRAVERGIPGKIEVYEFSNYTMGLRLMAGALNIPFMPTRSLIGSSIAEYNEMIKIIDDPYGNGKVALVPAATPDVAIVHVNRADKLGNSQFLGFSSNAENMARAAKSTIVTCEEVVSTDEIRKAPGLTGIPQYVVDAVVEVPYCCHPWNMPYAYAYDIPFHMEMMAEIETEEGFKARMDEWVMGCKDHEDYCEKVGWNRLRKLTQIERKFCKCAS